One window of Trifolium pratense cultivar HEN17-A07 linkage group LG5, ARS_RC_1.1, whole genome shotgun sequence genomic DNA carries:
- the LOC123884207 gene encoding vacuolar-sorting receptor 1-like — translation MRTKLSFLWCVWIYLCGSCVGRFVVEKNNLKITSPKSLRGIYECAIGNFGVPKYGGTMIGTVVFPRYNQNGCTKFNDGDTSLSAKPGSFPTFVLVDRGDCYFTLKAWNAQIGGAAAILVADDRVEPLITMDTPEEGNGATNDDYIEKITIPSALISKSLGDNIKSALKSGAMVNVNLDWREALPHPDERVEYELWTSSNDECGPKCESEINFLKGFKGAAQLLEQKGFTRFTPHYITWYCPEAFILSQQCKSQCINNGRYCAPDPEQDFSVGYDGKDVVIQNLRQACFFKVANESGKPWKWWDYVTDFAIRCPMRAKKYTEECSDQVAKSLGVDMNKIKDCIGDLRADVENPILKAEQDAQIGQGSRGDVTILPTLVINNRQYRGKLSKAAVLKALCASFQETTEPSICLTPDMETNECLANNGGCWKDKAANITACRDTFRGRVCECPIVQNVKFVGDGYTHCEASGPLRCAVNNGGCWQGSQGGRAYSACIDDHTKGCKCPPGFKGDGFHSCEDVDECKDKVACQCPECSCKNTWGSYECKCSNGLFYVRESDMCIGKYSASVSSGGFVWMLILILGIGGAGGYAFYKYRIQRYMDYEIRAIMAQYMPLDNQPENSNQVQHSV, via the exons ATGAGGACAAAGCTAAGTTTTTTATGGTGTGTTTGGATTTACCTTTGTGGGTCTTGTGTTGGAAGATTTGTGgtagaaaaaaacaatttaaaaataacttcTCCAAAATCATTGAGAGGTATATATGAATGTGCAATTGGGAATTTTGGGGTCCCAAAATATGGTGGAACCATGATTGGGACAGTTGTGTTTCCAAGGTATAATCAGAATGGATGTACCAAATTTAATGATGGAGATACATCCTTGAGTGCCAAGCCTGGAAGCTTCCCTACCTTTGTTCTTGTTGATCGCGGAG ATTGTTATTTCACATTAAAGGCATGGAATGCTCAGATTGGTGGAGCAGCAGCTATTCTTGTGGCAGATGACAGGGTAGAACCATTGATCACCATGGACACTCCTGAAGAAGGGAATGGTGCTACAAACGatgattatattgaaaagaTTACAATTCCTTCGGCTCTTATCAGCAAATCACTCGGAGACAATATCAAGTCGGCTCTCAAAAGTGGAGCAATGGTGAACGTAAATCTTGATTGGAGAGAGGCACTTCCTCACCCTGATGAGAGAGTCGAGTATGAGTTATGGACAAGTAGCAATGATGAGTGTGGTCCAAAGTGTGAgagtgaaattaattttttgaagggTTTTAAAGGTGCAGCTCAATTACTTGAGCAAAAAGGGTTCACTCGGTTTACCCCTCACTATATAACTTGGTATTGTCCAGAAGCATTCATCTTAAGCCAACAGTGTAAATCTCAGTGCATTAATAATGGGAGATACTGTGCACCTGATCCGGAGCAAGATTTCAGTGTAGGGTATGATGGGAAAGATGTTGTTATTCAAAATTTACGCCAAGCATGCTTCTTTAAAGTTGCAAATGAAAGTGGGAAGCCTTGGAAATGGTGGGACTATGTTACCGACTTTGCAATCCGCTGTCCAATGAGAGCGAAAAAATACACTGAAGAATGTTCAGATCAAGTTGCTAAATCTCTTG GTGTTGATATGAATAAGATTAAAGACTGTATAGGGGATCTCCGTGCAGATGTTGAAAATCCTATTCTTAAGGCAGAACAGGATGCACAG attggccAAGGGTCTCGTGGTGATGTTACTATACTTCCTACTCTTGTTATAAACAACAGACAGTATAGAG GCAAGCTCTCAAAAGCAGCGGTACTGAAGGCACTCTGTGCAAGTTTCCAAGAGACCACTGAGCCATCAATTTGTTTAACTCCAG ACATGGAAACAAATGAGTGTCTGGCAAACAATGGTGGTTGTTGGAAGGACAAAGCTGCCAACATTACTGCATGCAGG GACACTTTCCGAGGAAGAGTATGTGAATGCCCTATTGTACAAAATGTGAAGTTTGTTGGTGATGGATACACTCACTGTGAAG CTAGTGGACCTTTGAGGTGTGCAGTCAACAATGGCGGTTGTTGGCAGGGATCCCAAGGTGGAAGAGCTTATTCTGCTTGTATC GATGACCATACAAAAGGATGCAAGTGTCCACCTGGATTTAAGGGTGATGGATTCCACTCCTGTGAAG ATGTGGATGAGTGCAAAGACAAAGTGGCATGCCAGTGCCCAGAGTGCAGCTGCAAAAACACCTGGGGAAGTTATGAATGTAAATGTAGTAACGGTTTGTTCTACGTCCGAGAAAGTGACATGTGTATTG GCAAGTACAGTGCTTCGGTGTCTAGCGGGGGATTTGTTTGGATGCTTATACTGATATTAGGTATTGGTGGAGCTGGGGGATATGCATTCTACAAGTACAGAATCCAG AGATATATGGATTATGAGATAAGGGCAATAATGGCTCAATACATGCCATTGGATAATCAACCGGAGAACTCAAATCAAGTTCAGCATTCTGTCTAG
- the LOC123885445 gene encoding mannan endo-1,4-beta-mannosidase 6-like, translated as MEPLKGFRLCLISILLFLTTLITQTLSSTEFDDSEYKDWESYTDHIPNSILTYGSEMEEEAEWQMVQKKGNQFIVNEQPFYVNGFNTYWLMVFAADESTRGKVTDVFKRASSVGMTVCRTWAFNDGQWRALQKAPSLYDEQVFKALDFVVSEAKKYRIRLILSLVNNWESYGGKAQYVKWGNAAGLNLTSDDEFFSHPTLRGYYKDHVKMVLNRVNTFTNITYKEDPTIFAWELMNEPRCTSDSSGDKLQEWIKEMAFYVKSVDPKHLVEIGLEGFYGPSTPQRFQFNPNSYAQLVGTDFIRNHQVLGVDFASVHIYPDSWISQSVGDSHIPFVKSWMEAHIEDAEKYLGMPVVFGEFGVSAKDPGYNSTYRDTLINTVYKTILNSTKKGGSGAGSLLWQLFPDGTDYMDDGYAIVLSKAPSTSTMIALQSTRLALFNSLCSQRCHWSCKKKKSTISG; from the exons ATGGAACCACTCAAGGGATTTCGATTATGTCTTATTTCCATTCTCCTTTTTCTCACTACTCTTATTACTCAAACCTTAAGCTCAACTGAGTTTGATGACAGTGAATATAAAGATTGGGAAAGCTATACTGATCATATACCAAATTCCATCTTAACTTATGG GAGTGAAATGGAGGAGGAAGCTGAATGGCAGATGGTACAAAAGAAAGGAAACCAATTTATAGTGAATGAGCAACCTTTCTATGTAAACGGATTCAACACTTATTGGTTGATGGTATTTGCCGCGGATGAGTCCACAAGAGGAAAGGTCACTGATGTGTTCAAACGTGCATCCTCGGTTGGTATGACAGTTTGTAGAACATGGGCTTTCAATGATGGCCAGTGGAGAGCTCTTCAGAAAGCTCCGTCACTTTATGATGAACAAGTATTCAAGGCCCTTGATTTTGTTGTGAGTGAAGCAAAGAAATACAGAATCAGGCTCATATTATCTTTGGTTAACAATTGGGAATCATATGGTGGCAAAGCACAGTATGTCAAGTGGGGCAATGCTGCTGGCCTTAATTTGACCTCTGATGATGAGTTTTTTTCACATCCAACTCTCAGAGGATATTACAAGGACCATGTAAAG ATGGTGCTAAATAGAGTTAACACATTCACAAATATCACTTATAAGGAAGATCCAACAATATTTGCTTGGGAACTAATGAATGAACCTCGATGCACCTCTGACTCCTCAGGTGACAAGTTACAG GAATGGATTAAAGAGATGGCGTTCTATGTTAAGAGCGTTGATCCAAAACACCTAGTGGAGATTGGCCTAGAAGGATTTTATGGACCTTCAACACCTCAAAGATTTCAGTTCAACCCAAATTCATATGCTCAACTGGTTGGAACTGATTTTATCAGAAACCACCAGGTTCTAGGTGTCGACTTCGCTTCTGTTCACATATATCCAGACTCTTG GATTTCACAATCAGTTGGTGATAGCCATATACCATTTGTGAAGTCTTGGATGGAAGCCCACATAGAGGATGCTGAAAAGTATCTTGGAATGCCGGTTGTTTTTGGTGAGTTTGGTGTATCTGCAAAAGATCCTGGGTATAATTCAACGTATAGAGATACACTTATAAATACTGTGTACAAGACAATTCTAAACTCTACAAAGAAAGGAGGCAGTGGTGCTGGAAGCCTTTTGTGGCAGCTGTTTCCTGATGGAACGGATTATATGGATGACGGTTATGCAATTGTTCTCTCAAAAGCTCCTTCTACTTCAACCATGATTGCCCTTCAATCCACAAGGCTTGCCCTATTCAACTCCCTCTGCTCTCAGAGATGCCACTGGAGttgtaagaagaaaaaaagtactATATCAGGATGA
- the LOC123885447 gene encoding serine/threonine-protein kinase STN8, chloroplastic-like, with amino-acid sequence MAAASLLHPTSITTLKQHHHHRTSTICFFYPSLKPTIIPPYNVSFLTNTNRFNTKCNAFFDNNNVVNSLLDVGGDNFPTFLRSLLLQFEDLSDMQRWESLVFGSLIWIYLTARPGVLIGAIDAYLLAPLQLAFDNLSGRRNLKTADFLVGNKIGEGSFGVVYSGVLVPKSVMLDEEVTKRGRSKVTTTRLDTKSKDKVILKKVKIGIKGAEEFGEFEEWFNYRLSRAAPETCAEFLGSFVADKTNSQFTKGGKWLVWKFEGDLTLDDYIKDRNFPSNLESVMFGRVLQGVDSSRRNALIIKQIMRQIITSLKKIHDTGIVHRDIKPANLVVTKKGQIKLIDFGAATDLRIGKNYVPDRTLLDPDYCPPELYVLPEETPSPPPAPIAAFFSPILWQLNSPDLFDMYSAGIVLLQMAIPTLRSPAALKNFNLEIKTCGYDLKKWREFTRLRPDFQILDSESGRGWDLATKLISERGPLRRGRLSAASALRHPYFLLGGDQAAAVLSKLSSSRK; translated from the exons ATGGCTGCTGCTTCTTTGCTACATCCAACTTCTATCACTACACTTAAACAGCACCATCACCACCGAACATCAACAATCTGTTTCTTTTATCCCTCCTTAAAACCCACCATCATTCCACCATACAATGTTTCTTTCTTAACTAACACTAACCGTTTCAACACAAAGTGTAATGCATTCTTTGATAACAACAATGTGGTCAACAGTTTGTTGGATGTTGGTGGGGACAACTTTCCTACTTTCCTCCGATCATTACTACTTCAGTTTGAAGACTTGTCAGACATGCAGAGATGGGAGTCACTTGTGTTTGGCAGTCTCATATGGATTTACTTAACTGCAAGACCAGGTGTTCTTATTGGTGCCATTGATGCTTACCTTCTTGCTCCTCTTCAACTTGCTTTTGATAATCTATCTGGTAGGAGAAACTTGAAGACTGCTGATTTTCTTGTTGGAAATAAAATCGGTGAAGGCTCCTTTGGTGTTGTTTATTCTGgtgttttagtccctaaaagTGTCATGTTAGATGAAGAGGTCACCAAGAGAGGAAGATCCAAGGTAACAACAACAAGGTTGGATACCAAATCTAAGGATAAAGTCATTCTCAAAAAG GTTAAGATTGGAATTAAAGGGGCTGAAGAATTTGGTGAATTTGAGGAGTGGTTCAATTACAGACTGTCTAGAGCAGCACCTGAAACATGTGCTGAGTTCCTTGGAAGTTTTGTAGCTGATAAAACAAACTCACAGTTCACAAAAGGTGGAAAATGGCTTGTTTGGAAATTTGAG GGAGATCTTACTCTTGACGATTACATCAAAGACCGCAACTTCCCTTCAAACTTAGAATCTGTCATGTTTGGACGTGTGTTGCAAGGTGTCGATTCTTCCAGACGAAATGCATTGATTATCAAGCAAATTATGCGCCAGATAATTACTTCTCTTAAGAAAATTCATGATACAGGCATTGTTCATAGAGATATAAAGCCAGCCAACTTAGTTGTTACTAAAAAGGGGCAGATTAAACTCATTGATTTCGGTGCAGCAACAGACCTTCGGATCGGAAAGAATTATGTTCCCGACCGCACCCTTTTGGATCCAGACTATTGCCCCCCAGAACTATATGTACTCCCAGAAGAAACACCGAGTCCTCCACCAGCACCAATTGCTGCATTCTTTTCTCCAATACTATGGCAG TTAAACAGCCCAGATCTTTTTGATATGTATTCTGCTGGGATTGTACTCCTACAAATGGCAATACCAACCTTAAGGTCTCCAGCTGCTTTGAAGAATTTCAATTTGGAAATAAAAACCTGTGgttatgatttaaaaaaatggagGGAGTTTACTCGACTCAGGCCCGACTTCCAAATTCTTGACAGTGAATCTGGTAGAGGTTGGGACTTGGCGACAAAGCTTATCTCTGAGAGAGGTCCCTTAAGAAGAGGACGTTTATCTGCTGCTTCAGCTTTGAGACATCCTTATTTTCTTCTTGGAGGTGATCAGGCAGCTGCTGTTCTTTCAAAATTAAGCTCAAGTAGAAAGTGA
- the LOC123885446 gene encoding 60S ribosomal protein L21-1-like — protein sequence MPAGHGLRSRTRDSFSRPFRKKGTIALATYLRTYHIGDYVDIRVNGAVHKGMPHKFYHGRTGRVWNVTKRAIGVEVNKQVRNKILRKRIHVRVEHVMPSRCTEEFRLRKIKNDQLKAEAKAKGEVISTKRKPEGPKPGFMVEGATLETVTPIPYDVVNDLKGGY from the exons ATGCCGGCTGGTCATGGTTTGAGATCTCGTACGAGAGATTCTTTCTCTCGCCCATTCAGGAAGAAGGGTACAATTGCTCTTGCTACTTACCTCAGAACTTATCACATCGGCGATTATGTTGATATTAGGGTTAACGGCGCCGTTCACAAAGGTATGCCTCACAAGTTCTACCACGGTCGTACCGGTCGTGTCTGGAATGTCACCAAACGTGCCATTGGTGTAGAGGTCAACAAGCAG GTTAGGAACAAGATTTTGAGGAAGAGGATACATGTCCGTGTGGAACATGTTATGCCTTCTAGGTGCACTGAGGAGTTCCGTTTGAGGAAGATTAAGAACGATCAACTGAAGGCTGAGGCTAAGGCCAAGGGTGAGGTCATTAGCACCAAGCGCAAGCCAGAGGGACCCAAACCTGGTTTCATGGTTGAAGGAGCTACATTGGAAACAGTTACTCCAATTCCATATGATGTTGTTAATGATCTCAAGGGAGGATACTAG
- the LOC123884205 gene encoding WRKY DNA-binding transcription factor 70-like: MEIKLEKEEGYYILEMDEAMEELVRGREYANKLGQVLLLAVNHDDDELAMAATPLLFAQHLLNNILNSFTNTLILLKKNHQMQLKRDFSFITPTKSHEDNSQDTSTLAGRGSYKRRKTTETWEKISESPIDDGHQWRKYGQKTILNSKYSRDYYRCTHKLDQRCEATKQVQRVEEKPASYKTTYYGHHTCKNTDEIIFEPTTPPSHTNSSSVFLSFNNAYPTPNKQDCPFLSSHHLVLDCKEEEVVIPSPSEDELLSSPLDSTSTLSSSTKLESDDDDHKDMMMMMYGLLYDSVDQLDHHDRSFHPFLGLL, encoded by the exons ATGGAAATCAAGCTAGAAAAGGAAGAAGGATATTATATATTAGAGATGGATGAGGCGATGGAGGAGCTAGTGAGAGGGCGTGAGTATGCCAACAAGCTTGGACAAGTATTACTACTAGCAGTcaatcatgatgatgatgagttgGCAATGGCAGCAACCCCATTATTATTTGCCCAACATCTTCTAAACAACATTCTTAACTCATTTACCAATACCCTCatccttttgaaaaaaaatcatcagaTGCAACTTAAAAGGGACTTTTCTTTCATCACTCCAACTAAATCTCATGAAGACAACTCTCAAGATACTTCCACCCTTGCTGGTAGAGGATCTTACAAAAGAAG AAAAACTACAGAAACATGGGAGAAGATTTCAGAAAGTCCAATAGATGATGGGCATCAGTGGAGAAAGTATGGTCAAAAAACAATCCTCAATTCCAAATATTCAAG GGACTACTATAGGTGCACTCACAAGTTAGATCAAAGATGCGAAGCAACGAAGCAAGTACAGAGAGTTGAAGAGAAGCCTGCCTCCTATAAAACGACCTATTACGGCCACCACACTTGCAAAAACACAGATGAAATTATATTTGAACCTACTACTCCTCCTTCTCACACTAATTCTTCCTCCGTGTTCCTTAGTTTTAACAACGCATACCCAACTCCAAACAAACAAGATTGTCCCTTTTTATCGTCACATCATTTAGTGTTGGATTGTAAGGAGGAGGAAGTAGTAATTCCCTCACCCTCCGAGGATGAATTACTGTCCTCCCCTTTAGATAGTACTAGTACCTTATCATCATCGACTAAACTTGAATCCGATGATGATGATCATAAggatatgatgatgatgatgtatgGTCTCTTGTATGATTCTGTTGATCAGCTTGACCATCATGATCGTTCCTTTCATCCTTTTCTTGGCCTTTTATAG
- the LOC123884206 gene encoding transmembrane protein 87B-like codes for MMMMNLTSSSSAVFVIVIVIVILMIQSVVNASIHHYSNQPFTHRSNAFFFHAGTEALFSSSSSSHSFIRFDTVTFTRPKQSAITHGPMQQNTGLVEAIILQVQDRNRIGGFHFTPKSDLICCDPNLAKQHNCNLGEVIIHNNPNNPHFPKRIKTFFQGTSQIVHMDPQTVNINTTGMYYLYFMFCDPNLKGTTVTGTTVWRNPNGYLPGKMAPLMTLYAFMSLAYLFLGLLWFLRFVQFWKEKNIVHVHLHYHITAVIALGMCEMALWYFEYANFNATGTRPMGITIWAVTFTSVKKTLSRLLLLVVSMGYGVVRPTLGSQGVAYRVMLLGGLYFVACQVFELVEHLGNINDFSGKSKLLLVLPVVCLDSWFILWIFSSLSKTLEKLQTRRNLAKLEIYRKFTNTLAVSVLLSIAWVGFELYFNATDPLSELWQIAWIIPTFWSLLSYTLLLVICILWAPSRNPTRYAYLEGTDDFDEEGISLTSGVTKMSGDVAAMLERKERIGSSATDLTFGDDIEEDKRE; via the exons atgatgatgatgaacttGACCTCCTCCTCCTCCGCAGTGTTTGTaattgtgattgtgattgtgatttTGATGATACAATCTGTAGTAAATGCTTCAATCCATCACTACTCCAATCAACCTTTCACTCATCGCTCTAACGCTTTCTTCTTCCATGCTGGCACCGAagctctcttctcttcttcttcttcttctcattcCTTCATCAG GTTTGACACCGTCACCTTTACCAGACCCAAACAATCCGCCATCACCCACGGCCCAATGCAGCAAAACACCGGTCTAGTCGAAGCAATTATTCTTCAAGTTCAAGACAGAAACAGAATCGGTGGATTCCATTTCACTCCCAAATCCGATTTAATCTGCTGTGATCCTAATCTTGCCAAACAACATAACTGCAACCTCGGTGAAGTTATTATTCATAATAACCCTAACAACCCTCATTTCCCCAAACGGATCAAGACTTTCTTCCAAGGAACAAGTCAAATTGTTCACATGGATCCTCAAACTGTTAATATCAATACCACTGGCATGTACTATCTTTACTTCATGTTCTGTGATCCTAATCTTAAGGGCACTACTGTTACTGGTACAACTGTTTGGAGGAACCCTAATGGTTATCTTCCTGGTAAAATGGCACCTCTTATGACGCTTTACGCTTTCATGTCTTTGGCTTACCTTTTCCTTGgtcttttatggtttttgagGTTTGTGCAATTTTGGAAGGAGAAGAATATTGTTCATGTTCATTTACATTATCACATTACCGCCGTTATTGCTCTTGGAATGTGTGAGATGGCTCTTTGGTATTTTGAGTATGCCAATTTCAATGCTACTGGTACTAGGCCTATGGGAATTACCATATGGGCTGTCACTTTTACATCTGTTAAGAAGACGCTTTCCAGGTTGCTTCTGCTTGTTGTATCTATGGGATATGGTGTTGTTCGTCCTACCCTCGGTTCGCAGGGGGTTGCTTATAGAGTTATGCTTCTTGGGGGGCTATATTTTGTTGCCTGTCAAGTGTTTGAGCTTGTTGAGCATTTGGGGAACATCAATGACTTCTCTGGGAAATCTAAGTTGTTGTTGGTTCTCCCTGTTGTTTGCCTTGACTCCTGGTTCATTCTCTGGATCTTCTCTTCGTTATCTAAAACCTTGGAGAAACTACAG ACAAGGAGAAACTTGGCTAAACTGGAGATCTACCGAAAATTTACAAACACCCTTGCAGTGTCTGTGCTACTGTCCATTGCATGGGTTGGCTTTGAG CTGTACTTCAATGCAACTGATCCTTTAAGTGAGCTGTGGCAAATTGCTTGGATTATTCCCACTTTCTGGTCCCTGCTTTCATATACTCTCTTGCTGGTGATATGCATCCTTTGGGCTCCTTCTCGCAACCCTACTAG aTATGCATACTTAGAGGGAACAGATGACTTTGATGAGGAGGGTATCTCTCTTACAAGCGGCGTGACAAAGATGAGTGGGGATGTGGCAGCCATGCTGGAGCGGAAGGAGAGGATAGGTTCTAGTGCCACAGATCTTACATTTGGAGAtgatattgaagaagataaACGAGAATAA